DNA from Actinoplanes sp. SE50/110:
CTGTTGATCCTCAGCGGGCCGCTGCTGCCGGTGATCATGCCGCTGCACGCGGCCGTGCTCGGTGTGCTGCTGATCCGGCTGTGCAGCGAGGTGGCGCAGGCCCTGCGGGACCCGGTCACTGGGATCTCGGTGCGGCGGGTCGCCGAACGGCACCTCGACCGGGCCCGCGGCGAGGTGACCGTGGCGCTGATCGACGGCGATGACCTGCACGGGGTCAACCGCCGGTTTGGTCACGCCGGTGGTGACGCCCTGCTGGCCGCCCTCGCCGTCCGGCTGCAGCAGGCCGCCGAGCGAGGCGATGTGGTCGCTCGGCTCGGCGGCGACGAGTTCGTCCTGATCAGCCGCCGACCGGTCGACACCGTGCGGCGGCAGCTGACGGCCGTGTTGGCCACCCCGGTCGTACTGTCCGGTCACCCCGTCCCGGTCCGGTTCTCGGCCGGCATCTGCCGGGTTCCCGGCGGGGATCACCGGCGCGCCCTGACTCACGCCGACCGGCTGATGTACGCCGCCAAACACCAGGGCGGCGGAATCGTCACCGACCGCTGCCCGGACAACACCGACCACCACCAGTACTGACCTGATCCCTCGCCGGGGGACCCGAGCACCATCCCCGGCGGACGTCCGGGCTCCGTGGTGCGCAGGTTCCCTGGCCTCAGCCAAGGAGAACCCCGACCATGCAACGACCGGAAATCCGGATCACCAGCTCGGCCGATGCCGCGACGATCGTCGCCTACCTGCTCGGCTATCAGCCGGTCAACTGCCTCACCGTGCTCGCCGTCGCCGACGGCACGGTCGCCTTCGCCGGCGCACAAGCACTGGACGGCATGCCCGACCCCCGGGCGGCCGCCGGCCGCCTGGCCACCGTGGTGTACAACAACGGCTTCACCCAGGTCGTCCTCGTCGGTTACGGCACCCACCAGTCGATGCGCGACCCGCTGCAACAGGCCATCGACCTGTTCACCAGCATCGGCGTGACGGTGCTCGACGCGATGCGCGTCGACGACGGCCGGCTCTGGCATGTCGGCTGCGGCGACCCGGACTGCGAGCGCAACGGCGTCGCGTTCGACCCGCAGACCACGATCATCGCCGCCGAAGCCACCTTCGCCGGTGTCGAACTCGCTCCGGACCGGGAAACCCTCGAAGCCCGCCTCGACCCGATCACCGGAGAACCACGACAGCGGATGCGCGCCGCCGTCGCCCGCATCCTGCAGAGCACGGTCCTGCCGATCGACCACCGACGGGCGATGCGGCTGATCGACCAGCTCACGCAACAGGCGCTCGCCGGCCCGCTCAGCGACGACGATGCCGCTCAACTGCTGGTGCTGCTCGCCTTCGCTGAGCTGCGCAACTACGCCGTCCATCTGGTGCACGGCAGCGACGAGGACGTGCACGCCTGGCGCGATCTGACCCGTCGGGCCGGCACCGGCACGCTCGCCTGCACCCCGGCCACCTTCCTCGCCCTGGCCGCCCTGCAGGGCGGCGACGGCACCACCGCCGCCATCGCCGCCGGGCGCGCCCGCGCAGCCGACCCCGACGACGACTT
Protein-coding regions in this window:
- a CDS encoding GGDEF domain-containing protein; protein product: MNAVRTVCLVVLADLLLILSGPLLPVIMPLHAAVLGVLLIRLCSEVAQALRDPVTGISVRRVAERHLDRARGEVTVALIDGDDLHGVNRRFGHAGGDALLAALAVRLQQAAERGDVVARLGGDEFVLISRRPVDTVRRQLTAVLATPVVLSGHPVPVRFSAGICRVPGGDHRRALTHADRLMYAAKHQGGGIVTDRCPDNTDHHQY
- a CDS encoding DUF4192 domain-containing protein; protein product: MQRPEIRITSSADAATIVAYLLGYQPVNCLTVLAVADGTVAFAGAQALDGMPDPRAAAGRLATVVYNNGFTQVVLVGYGTHQSMRDPLQQAIDLFTSIGVTVLDAMRVDDGRLWHVGCGDPDCERNGVAFDPQTTIIAAEATFAGVELAPDRETLEARLDPITGEPRQRMRAAVARILQSTVLPIDHRRAMRLIDQLTQQALAGPLSDDDAAQLLVLLAFAELRNYAVHLVHGSDEDVHAWRDLTRRAGTGTLACTPATFLALAALQGGDGTTAAIAAGRARAADPDDDFAHLLERALQAGISPQALREVLHKPQH